A region from the uncultured Sunxiuqinia sp. genome encodes:
- a CDS encoding mannose-1-phosphate guanylyltransferase, protein MNNNYCIIMAGGIGSRFWPMSKSSMPKQFLDILGTGRTFIQMTFDRFKRVCPVENFYVVTSVDYKKLVLDQLPDLEEDQVLLEPLRRNTAPCVAYASYKIKSINPDANVIVAPSDHLILKENEFVTEIQKGIDYASNNDVLVTLGITPSRPETGYGYIQIDGKTEYENYENLYQVKTFTEKPNREMAELFVSSGEFFWNSGIFIWSLKSILKAFDEHLEDVSGLFQKGIKLYGTEDEVHFIKKTYSECQNISLDYGIMEKAENVYVLCADFGWSDMGTWGSLYENGKKDDANNSINGGDVFTYQTENCVVNVPKEKVVVLQGLDGYIVVEADNTLLVCRKKDEQQIRQFVSDVKMVKGDDFV, encoded by the coding sequence ATGAATAACAATTATTGTATTATTATGGCCGGAGGAATAGGAAGCCGCTTTTGGCCCATGAGTAAAAGCTCTATGCCGAAGCAATTTCTAGATATTTTAGGAACCGGTCGAACATTTATCCAAATGACATTTGACCGGTTTAAACGTGTCTGCCCGGTTGAGAATTTTTATGTTGTAACCAGTGTTGATTATAAGAAGTTAGTATTGGATCAACTACCTGACTTAGAAGAAGATCAGGTTTTATTAGAACCTCTGAGAAGAAATACTGCGCCCTGTGTGGCTTATGCGAGTTATAAAATAAAAAGTATAAATCCTGATGCCAATGTAATTGTAGCTCCTTCGGATCACTTGATTTTGAAGGAGAATGAATTTGTAACGGAAATTCAAAAAGGGATTGATTACGCTTCAAACAATGACGTATTGGTGACTTTAGGGATTACTCCCAGTCGTCCTGAAACTGGGTATGGATACATTCAGATAGATGGAAAAACGGAGTATGAGAACTACGAGAACCTGTATCAAGTGAAGACATTTACGGAAAAGCCCAATCGTGAGATGGCCGAGTTATTTGTTTCAAGTGGTGAGTTCTTTTGGAATTCGGGGATATTTATTTGGTCGCTGAAAAGTATTTTGAAAGCCTTTGACGAACACCTTGAGGATGTGTCAGGCCTATTTCAGAAAGGCATAAAATTGTATGGCACCGAAGACGAGGTTCACTTTATCAAAAAAACATACTCTGAATGCCAGAATATTTCGTTGGATTATGGCATCATGGAAAAGGCCGAAAACGTATATGTTTTATGTGCTGACTTTGGGTGGAGTGATATGGGAACTTGGGGTTCGTTGTATGAAAATGGTAAAAAAGATGATGCCAATAATTCAATTAATGGAGGAGATGTTTTTACCTACCAAACTGAAAATTGCGTGGTCAATGTTCCGAAGGAAAAGGTTGTCGTTTTACAAGGGCTGGATGGATATATTGTTGTTGAGGCGGATAATACCTTGCTTGTTTGCAGAAAGAAGGACGAGCAACAAATACGTCAGTTTGTGAGCGATGTGAAGATGGTAAAAGGTGATGATTTTGTATAA
- a CDS encoding SUMF1/EgtB/PvdO family nonheme iron enzyme yields the protein MNRSFVISVFFVLILVASCKKDNTLNYLYPEESRPFYEPAPFGMTFIERGSYVMGTEDDELQNFNTTLKRVSVEAFWMDDTEITNNEYRQFVYWVRDSIARTLLSETYPEFMITEDDFGNFYETPRLNWQDAIEWNNPDFQLAMEELYIPEEERMFFSKSLDTRKYTYDYYWVDYKQAAKSQNRYNYETQTYEGSIINQDGEEVPISNRSSFIFKESVPIYPDTLCWIRDYTYSYNEPLTKQYFAHVGFDDYPVVGVNWHQAKAFCDWRTQMMNKYQTLMEAPSVHAYRLPTEAEWEYAARGGHERTLYSWGSYYTRNLPGCFKANFKPRRGNYVADSESSATTMKVASFDPNDYKLYDMAGNVAEWTSSAFNEAAYENINDFNPSYEYNSSPDDAPVMKRKVIRGGSWKDVAYYIRNSTRSFEYEDTTKSYIGFRCARTSFKDEFRE from the coding sequence ATGAATAGATCTTTTGTCATATCCGTATTTTTTGTGCTCATTCTCGTTGCTTCGTGCAAAAAGGATAATACTCTCAACTACCTGTATCCAGAAGAGTCGAGGCCATTTTATGAGCCTGCACCATTTGGAATGACATTTATCGAACGAGGAAGCTATGTGATGGGTACTGAAGATGACGAACTACAAAATTTCAATACAACTTTAAAGCGAGTTTCAGTTGAAGCCTTTTGGATGGACGACACGGAAATTACCAATAATGAATATCGGCAATTCGTTTACTGGGTGAGAGATTCGATTGCCCGCACTCTTCTGTCTGAAACTTATCCCGAATTCATGATCACAGAAGATGACTTTGGAAACTTTTATGAAACTCCCCGTTTAAATTGGCAAGATGCTATCGAGTGGAACAATCCGGATTTTCAGTTAGCTATGGAAGAGTTGTACATTCCAGAGGAAGAACGGATGTTTTTCTCAAAATCGTTGGATACCAGAAAATATACTTACGATTATTACTGGGTTGATTATAAGCAGGCGGCCAAGAGTCAAAACCGATACAATTATGAGACTCAAACCTACGAAGGATCAATTATTAATCAGGACGGAGAGGAAGTTCCAATTTCAAATCGATCTTCTTTTATTTTTAAAGAAAGTGTGCCAATCTATCCCGACACCCTGTGTTGGATACGCGATTATACATATTCGTATAATGAGCCCTTAACAAAGCAATATTTTGCCCATGTTGGTTTTGATGACTACCCAGTAGTTGGAGTTAACTGGCATCAGGCAAAAGCCTTTTGCGACTGGCGAACTCAGATGATGAACAAGTATCAAACGTTAATGGAAGCTCCTTCGGTTCATGCCTATCGACTACCAACTGAAGCCGAGTGGGAATATGCTGCTCGCGGTGGACATGAACGAACGTTGTACAGCTGGGGAAGTTATTACACGCGCAATTTGCCGGGTTGTTTTAAAGCGAATTTCAAACCGCGCCGAGGGAATTATGTGGCAGATAGCGAATCGAGCGCAACAACGATGAAAGTCGCTAGTTTTGATCCCAACGATTACAAACTATACGATATGGCAGGGAACGTAGCAGAGTGGACCAGTTCGGCATTCAACGAAGCAGCATACGAAAACATCAATGATTTCAATCCGTCGTACGAGTATAATTCTTCGCCAGATGATGCACCGGTTATGAAACGAAAAGTTATAAGAGGAGGTTCCTGGAAAGATGTTGCTTATTATATTCGGAATTCAACTCGAAGCTTTGAATATGAGGACACAACAAAATCATACATTGGTTTTCGATGTGCCCGAACTTCATTTAAAGACGAGTTCAGAGAATAA
- the gldN gene encoding gliding motility protein GldN codes for MKNFLVTIGIVCCAVSFSAKDTQAQIIDGAFKRNNIENKKPMAFAPIREADVMWSKKIWRIIDLREKMNQVLYFPTTSMDGRTNLINLFIEGIENGQLTAYDARTDDEFKVPMTFEQVKEAFGATTRTRQVRDLDTGELKETTVVGEIRAEEVKQFMVKEEWFFDKQTSTLNTRIIGICPIQEYYRDQDINRENVQRRLVFWIYYPEARELMATHSVINPNNTAQNMSFDDLFIKRKFNSYIVRESNVYNNRAISQYLSGREAMLESRKIEREIFDFEQDLWEY; via the coding sequence ATGAAAAATTTTTTGGTAACTATAGGAATTGTTTGCTGTGCAGTTAGTTTTTCGGCAAAAGATACACAGGCTCAGATTATTGATGGAGCTTTCAAGCGTAACAATATTGAAAATAAAAAACCCATGGCTTTTGCTCCTATCCGTGAAGCAGATGTGATGTGGTCCAAAAAAATATGGCGAATCATTGATTTAAGAGAAAAAATGAACCAGGTTTTGTATTTTCCAACTACCAGTATGGATGGCCGTACAAACTTGATCAATTTATTCATTGAAGGAATTGAAAACGGACAACTTACTGCTTATGATGCCCGTACCGACGATGAGTTTAAAGTGCCAATGACATTTGAGCAAGTGAAAGAAGCATTCGGCGCAACAACACGAACCCGCCAAGTTCGTGACCTGGATACCGGAGAATTAAAAGAAACAACTGTTGTAGGCGAAATCCGTGCTGAGGAGGTTAAGCAATTCATGGTTAAAGAAGAATGGTTCTTCGATAAGCAAACTTCAACACTAAATACCCGCATCATTGGTATTTGCCCAATTCAGGAATACTACCGAGATCAGGACATTAACAGAGAAAATGTTCAACGTCGTCTAGTATTCTGGATCTATTACCCGGAAGCACGAGAACTGATGGCCACACACTCGGTTATTAACCCAAACAATACAGCTCAAAACATGTCTTTCGACGACCTGTTTATCAAGCGTAAATTCAACAGCTACATTGTAAGAGAATCCAACGTATACAACAACCGTGCAATTAGTCAATACTTAAGCGGTCGTGAAGCCATGCTTGAATCCAGAAAAATTGAACGTGAGATTTTTGATTTTGAACAGGATTTGTGGGAATATTAA
- the gldM gene encoding gliding motility protein GldM has translation MGTKNCPETPRQKMINMMYLVLLAMMALNVASEVLDAFRIVDSSLMQTFKSVDSKNEQIYASFAQAYEENPTKVDEWKKKADLVKSMTDSLINKITSLKEELVIKSGGTNLSEENETYNGNKRQSFVINNEGDTLVLKKDDELNIPSEIMIRLNKAEELKAGISDLKEEFLSLLEENSPMRYTIKQALDTSDPKVTLKDSEKITWEIAHFESKPLIAVIALLSKIQIDIQNAESNILTYLYSQIDASSFKFNRLRPTVIEKSSYILEGDVYRAEVFLAAEDTTQQPIILVKNKELKIEGGKGIYERPATSPGTYKWGGIIKYKTPEGEYKNYKFEEEYQVSKPSVTISPIKMNVFYMGVPNPVSVSVPGVPSEKLQVTMSNGKIDQDGKNYVVYPKVADINGNRTKVSVSADFEGKQRFIGSMDFRVKQVPDPVATVAGENSGVLRKEDLLAEAGIFADLKDFDFDLKFKVTQFDITFTGTGGYNNTWSSDSNRFTDEQRTQFNTLAPGSIIYIDNIFAHGDDGTDRELSPISFKIR, from the coding sequence ATGGGAACCAAGAATTGCCCGGAAACTCCCCGGCAGAAGATGATCAACATGATGTACCTGGTACTACTGGCCATGATGGCGCTAAATGTAGCATCAGAAGTACTCGACGCCTTCCGCATCGTTGATTCAAGCTTAATGCAAACATTCAAGAGTGTAGATTCGAAAAATGAGCAGATTTATGCTTCTTTTGCTCAAGCCTATGAGGAGAATCCAACAAAAGTAGATGAATGGAAAAAAAAGGCTGACTTGGTGAAGTCCATGACGGATAGTCTGATCAATAAAATTACTTCCCTAAAAGAAGAACTTGTCATCAAGTCAGGAGGAACAAATCTTTCTGAGGAGAACGAAACATACAACGGCAATAAAAGACAATCCTTTGTGATCAATAACGAAGGTGATACCTTGGTCTTAAAAAAAGATGATGAACTGAATATACCTTCAGAAATCATGATCAGACTAAATAAAGCAGAAGAGCTAAAAGCTGGAATTAGTGACCTGAAGGAAGAGTTTCTATCGCTACTGGAAGAAAATTCACCCATGCGCTATACAATTAAGCAAGCGTTGGACACTTCTGACCCAAAAGTCACGCTAAAAGATTCTGAAAAAATCACATGGGAAATTGCACACTTTGAGAGTAAGCCATTAATTGCCGTTATTGCATTGCTTTCGAAAATACAAATCGACATTCAAAACGCGGAATCAAACATCTTAACCTATTTGTATAGTCAGATTGATGCCAGCTCGTTTAAGTTCAATAGGCTAAGGCCTACTGTGATTGAAAAATCATCCTATATTCTTGAAGGTGATGTTTACCGCGCTGAAGTATTTTTAGCTGCTGAAGATACCACTCAACAGCCTATTATTTTAGTTAAAAACAAAGAATTGAAGATCGAAGGAGGAAAAGGAATTTACGAGAGGCCGGCTACTTCGCCAGGTACTTATAAGTGGGGGGGGATAATAAAATACAAAACTCCCGAAGGCGAGTACAAGAACTACAAATTCGAAGAAGAATATCAGGTTAGCAAACCTTCGGTTACCATATCGCCCATAAAAATGAACGTCTTTTATATGGGTGTTCCTAACCCGGTAAGCGTTTCTGTGCCAGGAGTACCTTCTGAAAAACTACAAGTTACCATGTCGAATGGTAAAATTGACCAGGATGGTAAAAACTACGTGGTCTATCCAAAGGTGGCAGATATTAACGGAAACCGTACAAAAGTTTCTGTGAGTGCTGACTTTGAAGGCAAACAACGATTTATAGGAAGTATGGACTTCCGGGTAAAACAAGTACCCGATCCTGTAGCAACAGTTGCAGGGGAAAATAGTGGTGTTTTGCGTAAAGAAGATCTGTTAGCCGAGGCGGGAATCTTTGCAGATCTTAAAGATTTTGATTTTGATTTGAAATTTAAAGTAACTCAATTCGATATTACATTTACCGGAACAGGTGGATATAACAACACGTGGTCGTCTGATTCAAATCGCTTTACTGATGAGCAGCGCACACAGTTTAACACTCTTGCTCCCGGAAGTATTATTTACATTGATAATATATTTGCACATGGTGATGATGGAACTGATCGGGAATTGTCTCCAATAAGCTTTAAGATAAGATAA
- the gldL gene encoding gliding motility protein GldL, giving the protein MNIGEIIQNKRWKVFTGYVYNLGASIVLLGALFKLQHWSYSGLLLIVGLCTEAFIFFISAFEPPLEMPEWSKVYPELKEDYDSDDAIETDSKGGFGDFWDKADISPELLTKVSKGLTDLSNTASSISEISSATLATDLYVRNLTSASESMSTLSEINNQANDKISDSVSNLVSSYSKTAKNLSENGDQLLTKLSVSGEEFASKLTQTSNKLASSYEKAAGSIDSGIESISKSSASYGENLNRLNKNLETLNSSYESQLKETNAQLQSSQKFFAEMTQMNEMIALSTEEIKKYKSNAEELNKHLEALNSVYGNMLGAMNYKK; this is encoded by the coding sequence ATGAACATTGGTGAAATAATTCAGAATAAACGATGGAAAGTCTTTACAGGTTACGTTTATAATTTGGGTGCCTCAATCGTATTGTTAGGTGCCTTATTTAAGCTTCAACACTGGTCTTACTCAGGTCTATTATTAATTGTGGGTTTGTGTACTGAAGCATTCATTTTCTTCATTTCAGCTTTTGAACCACCTTTGGAGATGCCCGAATGGTCAAAAGTATATCCTGAGCTAAAGGAGGATTATGATAGCGACGATGCCATTGAGACTGACTCAAAGGGTGGGTTTGGTGATTTTTGGGATAAAGCAGATATTTCACCAGAATTATTGACGAAAGTTTCGAAAGGATTGACTGATTTGAGTAATACGGCCTCAAGTATCAGTGAAATTAGTTCGGCAACATTGGCCACCGATTTATATGTCCGGAATTTGACGTCGGCATCTGAATCAATGAGCACGCTATCGGAGATTAATAATCAAGCCAATGATAAAATTAGCGACTCAGTTTCAAATTTGGTAAGTTCCTACTCTAAAACAGCGAAAAACTTATCTGAGAATGGAGACCAATTGCTAACAAAACTTTCAGTTTCAGGAGAGGAGTTTGCCAGTAAGCTAACACAGACAAGCAACAAACTTGCTTCATCATACGAAAAAGCAGCAGGCTCAATCGATTCTGGAATTGAATCAATCAGTAAAAGTTCTGCGAGTTATGGCGAAAATCTAAATCGGTTAAATAAAAATCTTGAGACGCTAAACTCTTCATACGAGAGTCAGCTAAAAGAAACCAACGCACAGCTGCAATCTTCTCAAAAATTCTTCGCTGAAATGACACAAATGAACGAAATGATTGCTTTGTCGACTGAAGAAATTAAGAAGTACAAATCAAATGCTGAAGAACTAAACAAACACCTTGAAGCATTGAATTCTGTTTATGGTAATATGCTGGGAGCCATGAATTACAAGAAATAA
- a CDS encoding SUMF1/EgtB/PvdO family nonheme iron enzyme encodes MKKILSSGLIIAAIWALTGCGKSGNGELTGVQGRGKWFEPAPYGMTFIHRGSINIGPNDQDPTWSSTPTKTVSIDAFWMDDTEITNNEYRQFVNWVRDSIARTLIGEQYPEFMISEDRDGNIIDPPRINWDERLEWNNPDYVDALEEMYIPTNERFFGKKEIDARKLFYTYHWIDYKQAAKSANKYNYETESYEGTVFDQNGEERPIENRSSFIFSETTFVHPDTLVWIRDYTYAYNEPWTSKYFWHPGFDDYPVVGVTWKQAKAFCHWRTKLHNEYLDGVGEPVIQDYRLPTEVEWEYAARGDKDISMYPWGGYYTRDDDGKFLANFKPFRGNYVEDEGLATLRVGNYDPNMFGLYDMAGNVAEWTISAYDESAYMYVNDFNPNFEYNALPNDPPVMKRKVIRGGSWKDISAYLQVSTRSFEYQDTAKSYVGFRCVRSSFGNEF; translated from the coding sequence ATGAAAAAAATACTTTCTTCAGGTTTAATTATTGCGGCTATCTGGGCATTAACCGGCTGTGGTAAGTCTGGCAATGGAGAGCTAACCGGCGTTCAAGGTCGTGGAAAATGGTTTGAACCTGCTCCCTATGGAATGACTTTTATTCACCGCGGAAGCATAAATATCGGTCCGAACGATCAGGATCCAACTTGGTCTTCAACCCCAACAAAAACAGTCTCCATTGATGCATTCTGGATGGATGACACTGAAATAACAAACAATGAGTACCGCCAGTTTGTGAACTGGGTTCGTGATTCAATTGCACGGACACTAATTGGGGAGCAATATCCTGAATTTATGATCAGTGAAGATCGGGATGGAAACATTATAGATCCTCCTCGTATTAACTGGGATGAGCGGTTGGAATGGAACAATCCGGATTATGTTGATGCGTTAGAGGAGATGTATATTCCTACAAACGAGCGATTCTTTGGGAAAAAGGAAATTGACGCCCGAAAACTTTTCTATACATACCATTGGATTGATTATAAGCAAGCGGCAAAATCAGCCAATAAATATAACTACGAAACCGAAAGTTACGAAGGTACCGTATTCGATCAGAATGGAGAAGAACGTCCAATTGAAAATCGTTCCTCTTTTATTTTCAGCGAAACAACATTTGTACATCCTGATACTTTAGTTTGGATTCGCGATTACACTTACGCTTATAACGAACCGTGGACAAGCAAATATTTCTGGCATCCGGGTTTCGACGACTATCCCGTGGTTGGTGTTACCTGGAAACAAGCGAAAGCATTCTGTCATTGGAGAACCAAATTGCACAATGAATACCTTGATGGAGTGGGTGAACCGGTGATACAAGACTATCGCCTGCCGACAGAAGTCGAATGGGAATATGCAGCAAGAGGTGACAAGGACATTTCAATGTATCCATGGGGTGGTTATTACACCCGTGATGATGATGGGAAATTTTTGGCAAACTTTAAGCCGTTTCGTGGAAATTATGTAGAGGATGAAGGACTGGCAACATTGCGGGTTGGAAACTACGACCCCAATATGTTTGGACTGTATGATATGGCTGGAAACGTTGCAGAGTGGACAATCTCAGCTTATGATGAATCAGCCTACATGTATGTTAATGATTTCAATCCAAATTTTGAATACAACGCTCTTCCAAACGATCCTCCAGTAATGAAAAGGAAAGTTATTCGCGGAGGTTCGTGGAAAGATATTTCCGCTTACTTACAAGTTTCAACAAGAAGTTTTGAGTACCAAGATACAGCTAAATCTTATGTCGGTTTCCGTTGTGTGAGATCGTCATTTGGCAATGAATTTTAG
- a CDS encoding type IX secretion system membrane protein PorP/SprF yields MKKIFYFLFLLIIINLAANAQQDPQFSFNKEAQLSVNPGFAGSNDAITGLILNRYQWSGFDGTPKTLLFSVETTANIFGSTSGVGLNIISDELGFSKNVLVNLNYSYQTTTSIGNLGIGTSFGIFNKSINGNWITVGEDGIEGTESGDLTIPQSDVSQITFDVGFGLYLKSNDYFAGLSVTHVNQGEIKYGDGGEYFPLLRHYYLSAGYNISLPDPLFELRPSVFAKSDLASTQVDFNLSVVYNNRFSGGLTYRLQDAIALLIGVELKNGLNLGLAYDITTSALGRYGYGSQEIFLRYSVDIGKGRLKKYKSIRFL; encoded by the coding sequence ATGAAAAAAATATTTTACTTTTTATTTTTGTTAATAATCATTAACTTAGCCGCAAATGCTCAGCAAGACCCTCAGTTTAGCTTCAATAAAGAAGCACAGCTGTCGGTAAACCCGGGCTTTGCTGGCAGTAATGATGCAATAACTGGATTAATATTAAACAGATATCAATGGAGTGGCTTCGACGGCACTCCTAAAACACTGTTATTTAGCGTGGAAACAACTGCTAATATATTTGGGAGTACAAGTGGGGTAGGATTAAACATCATTAGTGATGAACTCGGTTTTTCAAAGAATGTTCTCGTAAATCTGAACTATTCTTACCAAACAACAACTAGTATCGGAAATCTTGGTATTGGTACGTCTTTTGGGATTTTCAACAAATCAATTAATGGCAATTGGATTACTGTTGGAGAAGATGGGATCGAAGGAACTGAATCCGGAGACCTAACGATTCCTCAGAGTGACGTCAGTCAAATAACTTTTGATGTTGGATTTGGTCTTTATCTAAAATCAAATGACTATTTTGCGGGTCTCTCTGTGACACATGTCAACCAGGGAGAAATCAAATACGGAGATGGAGGTGAATACTTCCCTCTGCTACGACACTACTATTTATCAGCTGGATACAATATTAGCTTGCCCGACCCGTTATTTGAGTTGCGGCCTTCGGTTTTTGCGAAATCAGATTTGGCAAGCACGCAGGTTGATTTTAATTTGAGTGTGGTCTACAATAATCGCTTCTCAGGCGGATTAACTTATCGTCTGCAAGATGCGATCGCACTTTTAATAGGAGTAGAATTAAAAAATGGCTTGAACTTAGGTTTGGCTTACGACATAACAACATCTGCACTAGGCCGATATGGATATGGGTCGCAGGAAATCTTCCTGCGTTACTCTGTTGATATTGGCAAGGGAAGATTAAAGAAATATAAGAGTATCAGGTTTTTATAA
- a CDS encoding formimidoylglutamase has product MDIKLYLKPVDFSKFKSPDWAQPKFCLGTILEKNQSKLPLKRAEVIIIGVEDDRNAVVKGSSKAPNKIREFLYSLNRISPRFKILDLGNVKTGKTTNDTYFALKDVCSNLIEAGKIVVVLGGSQDLTFGITKAFEEDPFNLVNIDPRLDFKKGIKTINSETYLNFIFEKQPNLYSQSTLGYQNYFVDSLELDHSYELETENKRLGEIRYDMSSIEPYLRDADILSFDINAIRQLEAPGQYFGSPNGLYAEEACQVGHYAGMADKLKVAGFFNLIPQLDQGELSCKLMAQIVWHFLEGFYFKKVESPCGTNNDFNEFIIEIDDIDLPLFFYQSQKTGRWWMKISDENETIERTFSCSEEDYRMAAQNDIPDRWWRNIRKLNRIVK; this is encoded by the coding sequence ATGGATATTAAGCTTTATCTGAAACCTGTCGACTTTTCAAAGTTTAAGAGCCCAGACTGGGCGCAACCTAAATTTTGTTTAGGCACAATTTTGGAAAAAAATCAGTCCAAGCTGCCGCTGAAAAGGGCGGAGGTCATAATAATTGGGGTTGAAGATGACCGCAATGCCGTTGTTAAAGGAAGCTCGAAGGCTCCAAATAAAATTCGTGAGTTTCTATATTCATTGAACCGAATTTCGCCCCGATTCAAAATTCTGGATTTGGGTAATGTTAAAACAGGTAAAACAACCAACGATACTTATTTCGCTTTAAAAGACGTTTGTTCAAACCTGATTGAAGCGGGCAAAATAGTCGTGGTATTGGGCGGCAGTCAGGATCTTACGTTCGGCATTACAAAAGCATTTGAAGAAGATCCATTTAATTTAGTAAACATAGACCCAAGATTAGATTTTAAAAAGGGGATAAAAACAATCAATTCGGAGACCTATTTGAATTTCATTTTTGAAAAGCAACCGAATTTGTATTCTCAATCTACGCTTGGATATCAGAACTATTTTGTCGACTCACTGGAACTCGACCACAGTTATGAGCTGGAAACAGAGAATAAACGACTGGGAGAGATTCGATATGATATGTCTTCGATTGAGCCCTACTTGAGAGATGCGGATATACTTAGCTTTGATATTAATGCGATTAGGCAACTTGAAGCACCAGGACAATATTTTGGTTCGCCAAATGGGTTATACGCTGAAGAAGCATGCCAGGTAGGTCACTACGCAGGAATGGCGGATAAACTAAAGGTCGCAGGATTCTTCAACCTGATTCCTCAGCTTGATCAAGGCGAGCTGAGTTGCAAGCTTATGGCTCAAATTGTTTGGCATTTTCTGGAAGGTTTCTACTTTAAAAAGGTTGAATCTCCGTGCGGAACAAATAATGATTTCAATGAATTTATAATAGAAATTGATGATATTGACTTGCCATTGTTTTTTTACCAAAGCCAAAAGACCGGCCGTTGGTGGATGAAGATATCTGATGAAAATGAAACAATCGAGCGCACATTCTCTTGTTCTGAGGAAGATTATAGAATGGCTGCCCAAAACGATATCCCGGATCGCTGGTGGCGAAATATTCGAAAATTAAATCGCATCGTAAAATAA